In the Pseudanabaena sp. PCC 7367 genome, one interval contains:
- a CDS encoding nitrile hydratase accessory protein, whose protein sequence is MFTKFEHFAATSLMGSPEEAPPRQDGHLQFDRDWEKIAFAVAIALSKQGHYEWEDFRQMLITTIAEWENSHALDDPEWDYYQCWLTALEKLALESGVIGSDELEAQLAQILHCKEMPAPANNT, encoded by the coding sequence ATGTTTACGAAATTTGAGCATTTTGCAGCCACTAGTTTGATGGGCTCTCCAGAAGAGGCTCCACCCCGCCAGGATGGCCATCTGCAGTTTGACCGCGATTGGGAAAAGATCGCCTTTGCCGTAGCGATCGCCCTATCTAAACAGGGGCACTATGAGTGGGAAGATTTTCGCCAGATGCTAATCACCACGATCGCTGAATGGGAAAACAGCCATGCGCTGGATGACCCAGAGTGGGACTATTATCAGTGCTGGTTAACCGCCCTGGAGAAACTTGCGCTTGAATCAGGCGTAATTGGCTCAGACGAATTGGAAGCGCAACTCGCCCAAATTCTACACTGCAAAGAAATGCCTGCTCCAGCTAACAATACTTAA
- a CDS encoding HupE/UreJ family protein, with protein sequence MKQSTATPLSKISFQTLSISGLAIAGLVFMALPAYAHHPFGGSVPANAFEGFLSGLGHPVVGVDHLLFVIAIGCVGVLIKKGVTLPIAFVVASLLGTGLHLMALDLPAPETIISVSVLLLGAILAAGLRSNLLIVAGLAAIAGIFHGYAYGEAIVGAEMTPLFAYLLGFAGIQLFISLAAWKLGKFWVKSRAAQGLLHLRFIGFAICGAGAALLSSVVLS encoded by the coding sequence ATGAAGCAATCAACTGCGACTCCCCTGTCTAAAATATCGTTCCAGACATTGAGTATTTCAGGCTTAGCGATCGCTGGGCTAGTTTTTATGGCATTGCCTGCCTATGCCCATCACCCCTTTGGCGGCAGTGTTCCAGCCAACGCATTTGAGGGCTTTTTATCCGGCCTCGGCCACCCTGTGGTTGGGGTTGATCATCTTCTGTTTGTGATTGCGATTGGTTGTGTGGGTGTATTAATTAAAAAAGGTGTAACATTGCCGATCGCCTTTGTAGTGGCATCCCTGCTCGGCACTGGGTTACATTTAATGGCTTTAGATTTACCAGCCCCAGAAACGATCATTTCTGTTTCTGTACTTTTATTAGGTGCGATTTTAGCGGCTGGCCTACGCTCTAATTTACTGATTGTGGCTGGATTGGCAGCGATCGCTGGGATCTTTCATGGCTATGCCTACGGTGAAGCAATTGTAGGTGCAGAAATGACACCATTGTTTGCTTATTTGCTGGGGTTTGCCGGAATCCAGTTGTTCATCAGTCTGGCCGCCTGGAAGCTAGGCAAATTCTGGGTAAAAAGCAGAGCAGCCCAGGGATTATTACACCTACGCTTTATCGGCTTTGCAATCTGTGGAGCTGGGGCAGCATTGCTAAGTAGTGTGGTGTTGAGTTAA